One window of Phoenix dactylifera cultivar Barhee BC4 unplaced genomic scaffold, palm_55x_up_171113_PBpolish2nd_filt_p 001384F, whole genome shotgun sequence genomic DNA carries:
- the LOC120108535 gene encoding formyltetrahydrofolate deformylase 1, mitochondrial-like isoform X1 gives MTLLRRTAYSSSASSSILQIAGTFFRAPHSSTAAVAGSTYGVHVFQCPDTVGIVAKLSECIASHGGNIHSVDVFVPEDRRVFYSRSEFVFDPARWPRVLMDNDFSNLSKFFNAKISIVRVPDLEPKHKIGVLASKQEHCLVDLLHEWQDGRLPVDIKCVISSNHERAPNTHVIRFLERHGIPYHCLPTSPGNKREDEILNLVKDTDFLVLARYMQILSGRFLDSYGKDIINIHHGLLPSFRGGNPSKQAYDAGVKLIGATSHFVTEGLDAGPIIEQMVERVSHRDNLRSFVQKSENLEKQCLGKAIKSYCELRVLPYELKKTVVF, from the exons ATGACTCTCCTCCGACGCACCGCctactcctcctccgcctcctcctcgaTCCTCCAGATCGCCGGAACCTTCTTCCGTGCCCCCCATTCCTCCACCGCCGCCGTCGCCGGCAGCACTTATGGAGTTCACGTCTTTCAATGCCCT GACACGGTGGGCATCGTCGCCAAGCTGTCGGAGTGCATAGCCTCGCATGGTGGGAACATCCACAGCGTCGATGTCTTCGTTCCCGAAGACAGGCGCGTCTTCTACTCCCGAAG TGAATTCGTATTTGATCCTGCACGTTGGCCGAGGGTTCTGATGGACAATGATTTCTCAAATTTGTCAAAGTTTTTCAATGCTAAAATATCTATTGTACGAGTTCCAGATCTAGAACCAAAACATAAGATTGGAGTTCTTGCTTCAAAGCAG GAACATTGTTTGGTGGACTTACTACATGAATGGCAGGATGGTAGACTGCCAGTGGATATCAAATGTGTCATAAG CAGCAACCATGAGAGAGCTCCCAATACTCATGTTATACGGTTTCTTGAAAGACACGGGATTCCTTATCATTGCTTACCGACTTCTCCAGGAAATAAAAGAGAAGACGAGATATTGAACTTGGTTAAAGATACtgattttcttgtacttgctagATATATGCAG ATTTTGTCTGGTAGATTTTTGGATAGCTATGGGAAGGATATAATCAACATTCATCATGGTCTTCTTCCATCTTTCAGGGGCGGGAATCCTTCCAAACAG GCTTATGATGCAGGGGTGAAATTGATTGGTGCAACAAGTCATTTTGTAACTGAAGGACTTGATGCAGGTCCAATTATTGAACAAATG GTTGAGAGAGTTTCTCATAGAGATAATCTACGAAGTTTTGTACAGAAGTCAGAGAACTTAGAAAAGCAATGTCTGGGAAAGGCAATAAAATCATATTGTGAACTTCGGGTCCTGCCATATGAGTTGAAGAAGACCGTTGTGTTCTGA
- the LOC120108535 gene encoding formyltetrahydrofolate deformylase 1, mitochondrial-like isoform X2, translated as MTLLRRTAYSSSASSSILQIAGTFFRAPHSSTAAVAGSTYGVHVFQCPDTVGIVAKLSECIASHGGNIHSVDVFVPEDRRVFYSRSEFVFDPARWPRVLMDNDFSNLSKFFNAKISIVRVPDLEPKHKIGVLASKQEHCLVDLLHEWQDGRLPVDIKCVISNHERAPNTHVIRFLERHGIPYHCLPTSPGNKREDEILNLVKDTDFLVLARYMQILSGRFLDSYGKDIINIHHGLLPSFRGGNPSKQAYDAGVKLIGATSHFVTEGLDAGPIIEQMVERVSHRDNLRSFVQKSENLEKQCLGKAIKSYCELRVLPYELKKTVVF; from the exons ATGACTCTCCTCCGACGCACCGCctactcctcctccgcctcctcctcgaTCCTCCAGATCGCCGGAACCTTCTTCCGTGCCCCCCATTCCTCCACCGCCGCCGTCGCCGGCAGCACTTATGGAGTTCACGTCTTTCAATGCCCT GACACGGTGGGCATCGTCGCCAAGCTGTCGGAGTGCATAGCCTCGCATGGTGGGAACATCCACAGCGTCGATGTCTTCGTTCCCGAAGACAGGCGCGTCTTCTACTCCCGAAG TGAATTCGTATTTGATCCTGCACGTTGGCCGAGGGTTCTGATGGACAATGATTTCTCAAATTTGTCAAAGTTTTTCAATGCTAAAATATCTATTGTACGAGTTCCAGATCTAGAACCAAAACATAAGATTGGAGTTCTTGCTTCAAAGCAG GAACATTGTTTGGTGGACTTACTACATGAATGGCAGGATGGTAGACTGCCAGTGGATATCAAATGTGTCATAAG CAACCATGAGAGAGCTCCCAATACTCATGTTATACGGTTTCTTGAAAGACACGGGATTCCTTATCATTGCTTACCGACTTCTCCAGGAAATAAAAGAGAAGACGAGATATTGAACTTGGTTAAAGATACtgattttcttgtacttgctagATATATGCAG ATTTTGTCTGGTAGATTTTTGGATAGCTATGGGAAGGATATAATCAACATTCATCATGGTCTTCTTCCATCTTTCAGGGGCGGGAATCCTTCCAAACAG GCTTATGATGCAGGGGTGAAATTGATTGGTGCAACAAGTCATTTTGTAACTGAAGGACTTGATGCAGGTCCAATTATTGAACAAATG GTTGAGAGAGTTTCTCATAGAGATAATCTACGAAGTTTTGTACAGAAGTCAGAGAACTTAGAAAAGCAATGTCTGGGAAAGGCAATAAAATCATATTGTGAACTTCGGGTCCTGCCATATGAGTTGAAGAAGACCGTTGTGTTCTGA